TAAGGATAGAGTTATTGACACACACAACATCTTCCAGTAGTCCTGTGTGCACTGGTGACCTCAGAGGAATATCCCGTAGGCTAGATGGATGAAAGGGTGATATCAGATTTCCTTCTGGCTGAAAGGAAACCTGCATTAGAAGTCATAACAAGCAAGTGTTAAGGTTTGATGAGATTCTTGTGCTGATATAGAAAGttcatattgaaaaaaaattgttcaaaaGGCAGGATAATTATCACCTCACGAAAAGGATCATTCGCAGCTACATTACCATAACCAGATGGGAAGCAGCCGCCAGGTGAACCAACAGCAAGGGTTGAACTATCATTATTGTTTATAAGACGAGAACCATTTGCAGACTCTGACTCGGCACATTCATTTCGATTCTCACTGCCAAGCAGAACATCTTCGACTGCGAGATGCTCTTCAGGCTCTGGAATCATattagcagcagcagcagcttgaTCATCTTTATAATTGGAGGCGATGTAGCCAGGAATACCACGTTCAGCTAATTTATCGCAGTTTGAATCATACTTCCGCTTCTTATAATTGGGTTTAGGGTTACGCGCCTTAGTTGAACCCTTCTTAATTGTTAGGTGGTTTAGAACAAACTCCCGATTAGGAGCCAGTTTGGCGAGTTCAGTTTTGGTGAGAGAAAACTGATGCAGGACGTACTCGGTCAGCTTGTGTTCGGGCGCACGACCTTCGTAGAAAGGCATATATCTCTTCTCGCCAATCACAGCTTTGGATAGTTCATCCTCGATCCCACGAGGCTTGCCTGTGCTTTTATAAAAGCCCCGATTCGTGGTCCTGTAGCAACTATCGCCGTTGGGGGACATGTAATCAGGTTCGCTGAAGAAGAACTCTGAAATGCAAAACAagcaaaatatagaaaattcGAAACCAACCCACTTCAAGTATTTGAGGTGAGTCACAACAgctaaacaaaatcataaatttaTACATACAACAAAACAGTATATTAGAAATGAGAAaaggttggtttttttttttttctttctttcaagaGCATTGAAATCGAAATGTAACACATAACAGACCAAGTTACTCAACAAGAACAGAACTGATCAAGATGATAAATTTATGCATACAACAAAATAGTACATTAGAAATGAGAAAAGGGATGGCCTTTTCAAGAGCATTGAAATCGAACTGCagataatagtgaatctcccaaaacaaaatttggaaaCCAAGCTACTCAATAACAACAACAGAACTGATCAAGATCATAAATTTATAACCAAAAACATAGTAGCATTAGAAATGAGGAAATGGGTAGTGCAGAAAACGTGAGAAAGATTAATGGGTTACCAGTTGGCAGATCACGAGGCTCGTGCTCTCTCAAATTGATTTCAGGCATGATGTTGCTGAATTCTGAGTCCTCGCCtgctattttcttcttcaagtaaAAGGAAAGCAGTTCCTTGTCGGTGGGAGAGAATTTAATTCCGGGTAATAGGCCCATCGGCACTGAAACCCTTTCATCTGTTGTGCCGCCGCCGCTGCCCATCTCTCCTCCTCCTATCAATCAATGTTTTTGGCTCTGTGAGCAAGCAGCACCAGAGTAAAGCTGTATTTATGAACACTAAACAAAGACccaattgaccaaaaaaaagaaaaagaaaaaatagaaagaaaacaagaccCACTCACTCAAAGCAAGCACTGTGGAGGGTTTTGACTACTGGTGTTCTTTTTTCCCACAGGTCTTTGAGCTTCCCATACAAGTTCATCTCTCACTGTGGGGGTCCCCCATCAGTCCTTTCCCGCgttttcattgtattttatgtttgtttctGTCCTTTTTGGATGAATCTTTTCTtcagtaattttcttttcatcattTTACCATTGATTTAGATGCGAAACCAATACGATCGAGAGACGAGAGATTTCAGgaacattctagactcttgaCACATGGATCAGATCAAAGGCTTCATTCATCCAAAAGAAGTAGGTGCAAATACCAcatagaaaatttatttttggcaACGAGTGAGTGACCAGCAATGGCATGGCTTGCGTTGCGTCACACCAGTGGGTCCCATCCggtcctttctttttcttcaattttgtattctatatttgttttatgtCATGTGGAAAGGAATCTTATCGACCTGCTCTTGCAAGTTCAGCTTCAGTAATTTCAGTTCATTTtatcattgtttttgtttttgagggGAAAACAAATGCAATCGAGAGATTTCTGGAACATTCTAGACTTCTGATACATGGATGGATCGGATCAAAGGATTTACAGTGATAGTTTAAAGTGAATTTTAagttttgattaaaaaaaaaagaagttgaatttTATGTGTTTGAATGTGATAtgcatttaaaattttattcaagGAGTATCGCCTCTTGActatactgtttttattttatttttttcaaacgtGTATCGCCGTTTGGatatatgttttttaatttttaaagagtgagtatagccgggcggctatactttctgttttttttaaatagtatgaccgagcggctatacttttgttttgaaaatactcgaatatatttaaagcgaGTTATTCACGTCAGTTTGATCTCTCTCTTGTTGGTCATGAACTCAAATCTGTTACTGTCTTTAAAACATTGGATGAGAGATGTTCTAGCTTAGTTAAAACATTGGATTCTACAAAGCAAGAAGTATtttagagaaaagaaaatacgaACAGAACAGGTCATATCGAAGCGCAAGGCTGATGAAGATCAAGCTAGTTCTGTTGAAGCAAGGCTGGCTGCTGCTCGGGAACTAGCTCAGTCTGCTCAAGAGGAGTCTCAGGAGTGGAAACAAAAGCTGCTCTAGAGAAAGCTGCAATTGTCCAAGAACGTTCGAATACGGAAACACAAAAGCTGCTCCCTTGCTCACATATTCACAGGTTAACAGTGGGGTTAATGGCATGTGATTCAGTCAGAAAAACACATTTGGCAGGGGAAACTGCTCCTACATGTTTGATGGAGCAGCTTTGGATGGATTAAATTTATCTATATCTGGATTCTCATTTTTTATCTTGAGGTTTTCCATGGTCTGTGTtttccactctctctctctctctctctctctcgctcacATTGGAAGTTTGCtaagggaaaaaagaagagagaattcGTGTATTAGAGATGCGAGATTATGCGAATATTAtctaaatcgtatagccgcgcggctatactgtttttttttttattttaatttttaatttgttttatttttcaagagtatggccgcacggctatacagttttttatttttttattttcacgaGTGTAGCCTAGCGGctatactttattttttctgttttaaaagagtatagccgcacggctagaccgttattattaaaaattattattatttaaacagttaattgtttttgtttttatgaaagCTTTATCCATAAAGAATTATTATTTGGGATGTTAAGAATCTATTTCAATCATAAAACGGGGTTGAGTATTTAAGTTTAGTTTTAAGCGTTGAttcttatttgaaaaattcaatctTTATTTGTCTTTTTCTACTTAAAATGAGTTTCGGGTTTTTGACGAACATTTTTTGGAGTTGTTTCTaaatctatattttttttaatataaaaatttcatgcTCACTTGATAGATTGATCAGCTTTCAAAGTTTTGTTAAGTTTTGATCttgaaaatttagaaattgtATGAATCAACGTTGAAAAACCATGCACATATTGGCGTTATATGACTAAAGAGATTCTCCAATAAGTATTTAAGTTAAGGATTAGTTATATATTTCTCATTTCGGCTGTTGGATTGCATTCATTATTGGAGAATTTCCCATGACTAAAATACTTATTGAAGAATCTTCCATGACTAAAACCAATCCATGAATGTTATTTAAATTGATTTGAAGTATTTTATAGAAACATCCACAAATGCCTTTTGTAATTGTCACTTCTGGGCTTCGATTTCTCCTATAATAGGTTACAAATCCTCAAACCTTAAAACACCTATAATTTTGTatattgaaaacaaattttttccGAGGCAAAACTAGGCTTGAGCACCATAGGTTTGTCGTGAAAAACCCAAAGTTTCTGCAACTTGGAGCCACCTTTAGCTCAACTTTTTTCTGATCATTCTTTCTTAAAACTGAACAATGGCATTGgcatattaattataaattggggtgttgaaatatgaaaagagAATATAATACACAAAATTCCATTCAACGCTGAAAGGttctaaataaacaaatattaacACTGATACAGTAGACCGCAGCAGTTGATACAGGccaattacaaaaacaaaatcaacaacatTTACAAGAATACGTTCTTTGGTGTTTTAAACCAATCGTAATCATACAGTTTTACTATGATTGTAACTACTACTCCATTAAGGATGGAACCTCGAAACTTCCATACCAATAACCACAGACATCACATTAGTGTCTGGTTATTGTAACATATATTGAGATTCCAGCAGCCATGCAGCTGCAGATCCTGTATAATACCACTTCCAGAACAATAGAGAGCAGAACGAAAGCCTGAGTACAAGGCTAGAGCTATAACTTCGTACCGAGATATTATACCATGTCCCACTGGGGACTTGATTAATGGTTTCGAGGAGATGCTTCCAAACTTGAAAGAACCCTGTTGATGTTTGCTTCAAACCGTATGCTTCCAGGACTCGGTTTTCAGATGGAGAGCAATGCAATACTCTGCAGCTTCTCTAACCTGTAAACAGAGTTACAGAAATCACGTTAATTTGAGTAAAATAGCAAATAGCCTCCTCAAAGCTTCAATAAAAGAGTTTTTATTTACAGTGAGAAGGCCAGAAAGGTTTCTCTTCATGTTTTAGGCTGATTCTCTCACCTTGTCTTGTGATACAGCTTTGCAGTCGGATTCTTCTCACAGCACCTCCCATGTATGAACATGAACAGAGGTATGGTGTGTGACCTTTGATTAAGAGAGTACACTATTTGAAGACAATTGATTTGGGGAATATTTGTAGTTCTGTTGACAGGAGAGAGACATGGTCTCCAAATTATTTCGTCTGGACTCGCCGGAGGAGAATAGAGTTCCAGATGGCATTTCAAACATTGCCAATTTTCGGTGACCAACAAGTTCACCTTACAAGCTTCAAGTTTCCAAAAGTTGGGAATGCTGTCACACACAGCAATGTCCCAAAAGACTAAGAACAGACTTAGTTAACCTGATTCGTTTGTCCTGGACATAGATGTCTATGTGTCCACAACTATGAATAAGTTTCCAAAGCCTCCAGTTCCAGAAATGTAGACAAGGGTGATGTTACCTCTTGGGGTATACAAGGCCCCTATTGATGTTCTCCTAAAAGTAAAATATTGTGGTTCACTAGCTATATTGTGGTTTCTCTTGTACCGCTAATGTAGATTAAACGTACTACCCATCCATACATTAActcggtgtttttttttccctcactTCTTCTTACTTCACTAGTGCTATCATAGAATCTTCCCAACGACTCCGGTAGATTAGGGTCACTGAAAATAGTGTTTAGTGTATCTTCACAGGATAATATTCCTGATCAACAATAATTGTATATAAGAACTTTGAGGGAAAAGAGTCATAACCTCCAGATCAGAGATTACAACTCATTGCATGCCAATAAAGTTTATTGTCATGCTCAAAATCTCCCAGTTCCAAGTTCATTGGTGACAGCAGCATGAAATCCTGTAGCTGAAATGGATCAAAACATGATTCcagattttcttttggctGAGAACAAGCCTGGAATAAGAATTAATCAGAACTAGCAAGAGTTGAGTTCGGATGTACTCCTTGTACtacgtattaaaaaattaaaagaaattcattCTCACCTTTGAAATCCTTTCATTTGGAGCACCATTATTAAAGTTACAAGTGATGTTGCTAACTGGTTCCTTGAAATCATTGGTTGAATTATTATTAACCTGGATTAAGAATCATAACAAGGCAAGCATTAAGTTTGGATGTCATTCTTCTGCCATATTAGAAAGTTCATATGTAAAAAACATAATTCAAAGAGCACGCTCATTCTCACCTCTGAATTACTTTCACCTGTAGCTCGATTTTGAACACCATAAGTAATGTTGCTCACTGGTTCAATTTGATTATTCATTGACATATTATTCTTATGTGTAAGATAAGAATTCCTATCCCCAATCGGAGATTGCTGCCTATTGCAGTCACCATCATAGACATAGGGAACATTTCCCTGATTTGTGTATAATGGTGACTGCTGTGTGGAGGAGCAGCAATCCTGTGGCAGAGGTGGCAGAGGTGGCTGAGGTGGCTGTGGTGGAGGAAGGAGTGAATCCAGATTTTCTCCTGGCTCAGCACAATACTGCTGGATTAAGAATCACAAACAAGCAAGTGCTAAGTTTTCATATGCTTCTGCTGCTCCAAATTAGCAAGTTCATATAAAAATTGCTCAAAAAGCATGAATAAGCAACTTCATATAAAAATTTGTCAAAAATCACTATTACACTCACCTCTTGAAACAGATCACATGCAGCTTGATTATCAAAATCATAGAAAATCCAGGTAtcaatttcatcatcatcacagcTTGAAATATCATTGTTGTCTATCAGACCAGTACCATTTGGAGACTCGGTGCATTCATCATGGTCACCATTACCATTCAGAACATCCCCTACCTCTTGGGATGCCAGATGTTCTAATGGCTCTGATATCATATCGGTTGCGGCAGCTTGATCATCTTCAGAATTAGAGGCAATGCAGCCACCAGAATCAGCCTTCACCTTTTTATAATTAGCCGACTTATTCTTCAGGCGGCAGAGAACAAAGTCCTTCTGCTGATTGGGATTAGGACCAAGTTGGGCCAGTTCAGTGTTGGTGAGATAATACTCATGCATGATCCAGTTGGTCTTCTTGGCTTTCGGCGCACGACCTTCGTAGAAAGTCAAGGTCCTCTTCTTACCAATCACAGCTTTGGATCGTCGTGCCTTGATCTCACGAACCTTGCCTGTGATTTTATAAAAGCCCTGATCTGTGGCCCTGTTACAGCGAGTGCTATTGGTGTATTTAAAATCAGGTTGGCTGAAGAAGAACCATTCCATCTCATGATCAGGAAAGTCTGGCTCTTCAAAGAACGCTGAAATGCCACAcataacaaaatattcaaaatttcaaaccaaCCACTTCAAGTCTTCAAGTACTCAACAGAACAACTGAACATGATCACAAATTTCAAGAGCATCGAAATCgaaaatttaaaaccaatCCACTCCAAGTCCAGAAGTATTCACACAACAAAACTGAACAAGatcataaatttaaatatagaaCATTAGAAATGTGAAATGGGTTGGCTCTTTCCAGATAATTGAAAGCGAAATGCAGCACAAAACAAGATATTGAAACCAACCCACATCAAGTCTTGAACTACCCAACAACAGAACTGATCAAGATCataaatttatacaaacaaaAGCATAGTAACATTAGAAATGAGGAACTGGGTAGTGAAGAAGAAGTGAGAAAGATTAATGGGTTACAACTTACCAGGAACATCACAAGGCTCGTGCTTGCAGACATCGATTTCAGGGATGATGTGGCTGAAGTTAGAGGCCTTGCCctctatcttcttcttcaagtagTAGCCCACCAGCACCTCTTCAGTGGGATAGAATCTGAACCCAGGTAGGACCACAGGCACTGAATCCCCTTCTTCCATTGTGGTTCTGCTGATGCTGCTCATCTCTCCTTCTTCTTATCGACTTTGGCACTGCGATTTTCAGATGTTTTGGGAAGCAGTAATAAGCGTGAAGTTGTATTTATAAACACTAAACACTAACCAGCTCTCACTAACTCAGAGCAGTGGtcttttttttactagtgtttgatgaattttataatatatatatccaaagattttgagctTCCCACAcaagtttatgttttttttttttgggtctgatcTTCCTATACAAGTTCAAGTTTACCAAAGACTTGGATCAGGGCCCCCACGCATTTTCTTTCACGcgctaattttaatttttatattttgtttttttttttgggtgggaaTTTCATGCATCTACTACCCCTCTTGTAAGTTCAGCGATAGTACTCTTCTATTCTTCAATTCATCATTGTTTTGGTGATAGATACACATGGGTCAAACCTTattcatataaaataaattattggttGTGACAGCCGTTGCATTGCATGTTCCATTCCATATCAATGCGGTGTTAAGAATATATTTACGTTATAGTCCTCGTGTTATCGTCTTCACGTAATTTTACCATCACACAAATAAagtaaatatttaaattacttATCATGATATAAGAAAGCAACTTGAGATGGGGAAGATTTTAAGCTTTTCTATAACAAAGCAATTTGATGAAATACATGAAATTAATAGCTAGTTCACTAAACAAATAAGGCACAATTAGTTTGGAGCCAAAACCTTGATGCAAGgcaaaactcatttacaacaaTTCGAGGTTGGAACAATACAATTCAAACTGAGTTAgaacgatttttttttttgcgcaTATTGTTGGGACTATCCTACAATACAATAACATTGGAGTGACTGccctgtatatatatatatatatatatatatatatatatatatattttttttttttttttctttaataaattttgatAATTGTATAAGGGTGTAAATATATTCATTCAGGATGATAAATCTAATGGGATGACTATATGCAGAAGAGGAGAAAATTTGCACTGAGCAATGGCAGGTAGACATTCTGAGACCGAAAATAAACAGAGGAAATAATACACAATATTCTCCATTCAACATTGAAATGTTGGAAATAAACAACATTCACAAGGATACAATGATAATCGAAACAATATTAACAAGGATACAATCTTTGGGGGTAAAAGGGTAGGATGTTTCAGACTGAAGGTAGGTCATTGATAGTTTTAAGAccttcaaaatacaaaaataatcgTACATTTTCGAAATGACTGTAACTAGGAACTACTACTCCATTAAGGATGGAGTTCAAAGATTCTATATCAGTAACCAGAACATCACACTAGTGTCTGCTTATACTAATATAGTAAACTGAGACTCCAGCAGCCATGTAGCAGAAGCTTCTGTATAGCGCCACTTCTATAATGATAGCGACTGTGGAACAAAAGCAAGCCTCTAAGGCTATACAACTAGAACTTGGTATTGAAATATTATAGTACAATAGGAGATGCTTCCAGGAAAGTAAAAGAACCCTTCAATTTGGTGCCAGCTGCCCATTCCATGCCCGCTTCAAACGGTTTGAACAGCAACACAATGAGCTGCAGCTTCCTGACCTGCAAACAGAAATCAAATTCAGTTGAGTGAGAAATGCAAACAGCCTCCTCAATGTCAAAGCTTCATTATAACATATTTCATTTAACTGCTGTGACAAAGTCATGGTTTTCAGCTTGATTCTTTCTCACCTTGGCTTGTTATACTACTCTGCACTCAGATTCTTCTCGAAGCACCTCCCATGTGTGCAGCAAAGACGTGAATGGATATTGGTTGATACGGAGGTTGTGTGTTCTTCGACTTGTAGGATAGATATACTAGTTGAAGAAGACTACTGATCTGAGGAATATCTGTAGTTTGTGTTGATAGAGAAAGTACCATCTCCAAAAGACTGCTACTGAGAAAAGACATCTTTACTTCGTCTGGACTCGTTGCATTCAGAGAATAGTAGAGAGTTCCGGTTAGGATTTCAACCATTTGCATTTGCTGGTGTTTCTTTGTACCAACAAGTTCACCTACCTATTAAGGTTGAAgtctccaaaacttggggatgcTGGGACacagcttcttttttttgtgtgtgtgtgtgtgtgtggggggggggggggggggggaaggTGTTGGTGTTCCACACACATCAAAGATTTTGGACATAATTGCCCAAAACCTTGCTGTGTGTGACAGAGCAGTAACTTATGTTGTTAGTGAATTCTTTGTAGCAGAATATCACCGTATGTAATAATGTGAGTTGGAGACACATTCTTACAAGGGCTCTTGTGGTTTACAAGTCCCTTTTGATGTTCTCctataaataaaatgttgtAGTTCATTAACCATATTGGAGTGTTTCTCCAATAGCTAATGTGGATAATCTTTCAATGGAGTACTTCAGTGTTTGTGTCACTGTTGTACTCCACCATCCTCATCATAAACCCTTCGCAATGAGTTTGGTAGGTTGTAGTCATTGAAAAGAGTTTATGATGTTTCTGTTACTCAAGAACTTTGTGGGAAAAGAGCCGCAGGTTGCGACTCATTGCATCCAATAAAGTTATTGGCATTGCATCCAATATAGTTATTGGTATGCAGAATATCTCCCAGATCCAGGTGCGATATTGGTGAAGAGAATGCGTAATCCTCTAGCTCAAGTGAACGATAGAACGATTGCAGATTTTCTTCTGATTGACAATAAACCTAGATTAAGAATCATAACAAGCAAGCATTAAGTTTCGGTGTAATTCTTGTGGACCATAttaataagtatatatatgaaaatttcaaagggCATGTTGATTCTCTCCTCTGAACTCCTTCGGTATGTAGTTTGATTCTCGAAATTAGAGGCAGTGTTGCTAACTGGTTTACTGTCATAATTGGTTGGAATATTATTCTTGTTTGCAAGAGAAGAATCATTATCCCGAATTGGAGATGAACGGATACTGCATTTATCAGTATAGACATCAGGAGCATTTCTGAGCTCAGGACGCCCAGGAGGAGGAACGGGTGAATCCAGATCTTCTCCTGGCTGAGCACATAACTGCCATTGACAGATTtcacaaaacaaacaagtgTTAAGTTTTGATATACTTCTTGTGCTCCATATCAACAATTTCACATCACAAACTGCTCAAAAAGTCTCACCTCTTGAAGCTTATCAGATGAAACACAGCTACCAGGTTCACCATCATCAGGATTGCCACTGCCAAGAAGAACACGTTCTAGCTCTTTGTAGGCCAGAAGTTCTTCTTCGTCTGTAGTCATATGATGGATAGCAGCAGCTTGGTTATCAGAATTAGAGGCGAGGTAGTCACCAGTACCAGGAACATTTCCCAGCTGAGGTAGCTGGTGTGACCGAGGCTGCTCAGGAGGGGGAAAAGGTGAATCCAGTCCTATCTGAGCACATAACTGCCAGATTAAGAATCACAAACAAGCGAGCGTTAAGTGTTGATATATTTCTTGTGCTCCACATTTACAATTATAAAtcagaaatgttgaaaaagCACATTCATACTCACCTCTTGAATTATATCAAAATCAGATGAAACAAAGCCACCAGGTTCACCATCATTATGATTGCCACTTCCAGTACAATAACAATAACATTCTCCATTGGAGTGACTGTCCTACAATATTGTTGGGACTATCCTACAATACAATAACATTGGAGTGACTGccctgtatatatatatatatatatatatatttttttttttttttctttaataaatattgataatTGTATAAGGGTGTAAATATATTCATTCAGGATGATAAATCTAATGGGATGACTATCTGCACAAGAGGAGAAAATTTGCACTGAGCAATGGCAGGTAGACATTCTGAGACCGAAAATAAAGAGAGGAAATCATACATAACATTCTCCATTCAACATTGAAATGTTGGAAATAAACAACATTCACAACGATACAATGATAATCGAAACAATATTAACAAGGATACAATTTTTGGTGGTAAAAGGGTAGGATTCAGACTGAAGGTAGGTCATTGATAGGTTTAAGAccttcaaaatacaaaaataatcgTACATTTTCGAAATGACTGTAACTAGGAACTACTACTCCATTAAGGATGGAGTTCAAAGATTCTATATCAGTAACCAGAACATCACACTAGTGTCTGGTTATACTAATATAGTAAACTGAGACTCCAGCAGCCATGTAGCAGAAGCTTCTGTATAGCGCCAATTCTATAATGATAGCGACTGTGGAACAAAAGCAAGCCTCTAAGGCTATACAACTAGAACTTGGTATTGAAATATTATACCACCACAGGAGATGCTTCCAGGAAAGTAAAAGGACCCTTCAATTTGTGCCAGCTGCCGATTCCATGCCCG
Above is a window of Prunus persica cultivar Lovell chromosome G2, Prunus_persica_NCBIv2, whole genome shotgun sequence DNA encoding:
- the LOC18787477 gene encoding NAC domain-containing protein 60, producing the protein MGSGGGTTDERVSVPMGLLPGIKFSPTDKELLSFYLKKKIAGEDSEFSNIMPEINLREHEPRDLPTEFFFSEPDYMSPNGDSCYRTTNRGFYKSTGKPRGIEDELSKAVIGEKRYMPFYEGRAPEHKLTEYVLHQFSLTKTELAKLAPNREFVLNHLTIKKGSTKARNPKPNYKKRKYDSNCDKLAERGIPGYIASNYKDDQAAAAANMIPEPEEHLAVEDVLLGSENRNECAESESANGSRLINNNDSSTLAVGSPGGCFPSGYGNVAANDPFREVSFQPEGNLISPFHPSSLRDIPLRSPVHTGLLEDVVCVNNSILIGMQ
- the LOC18785937 gene encoding protein NTM1-like 9 isoform X1, with protein sequence MSSISRTTMEEGDSVPVVLPGFRFYPTEEVLVGYYLKKKIEGKASNFSHIIPEIDVCKHEPCDVPAFFEEPDFPDHEMEWFFFSQPDFKYTNSTRCNRATDQGFYKITGKVREIKARRSKAVIGKKRTLTFYEGRAPKAKKTNWIMHEYYLTNTELAQLGPNPNQQKDFVLCRLKNKSANYKKVKADSGGCIASNSEDDQAAATDMISEPLEHLASQEVGDVLNGNGDHDECTESPNGTGLIDNNDISSCDDDEIDTWIFYDFDNQAACDLFQEQYCAEPGENLDSLLPPPQPPQPPLPPLPQDCCSSTQQSPLYTNQGNVPYVYDGDCNRQQSPIGDRNSYLTHKNNMSMNNQIEPVSNITYGVQNRATGESNSEVNNNSTNDFKEPVSNITCNFNNGAPNERISKACSQPKENLESCFDPFQLQDFMLLSPMNLELGDFEHDNKLYWHAMSCNL
- the LOC18785937 gene encoding protein NTM1-like 9 isoform X2 — protein: MSSISRTTMEEGDSVPVVLPGFRFYPTEEVLVGYYLKKKIEGKASNFSHIIPEIDVCKHEPCDVPAFFEEPDFPDHEMEWFFFSQPDFKYTNSTRCNRATDQGFYKITGKVREIKARRSKAVIGKKRTLTFYEGRAPKAKKTNWIMHEYYLTNTELAQLGPNPNQQKDFVLCRLKNKSANYKKVKADSGGCIASNSEDDQAAATDMISEPLEHLASQEVGDVLNGNGDHDECTESPNGTGLIDNNDISSCDDDEIDTWIFYDFDNQAACDLFQEQYCAEPGENLDSLLPPPQPPQPPLPPLPQDCCSSTQQSPLYTNQGNVPYVYDGDCNRQQSPIGDRNSYLTHKNNMSMNNQIEPVSNITYGVQNRATGESNSEVNNNSTNDFKEPVSNITCNFNNGAPNERISKVREAAEYCIALHLKTESWKHTV